The Mytilus trossulus isolate FHL-02 chromosome 13, PNRI_Mtr1.1.1.hap1, whole genome shotgun sequence genome has a segment encoding these proteins:
- the LOC134695240 gene encoding uncharacterized protein LOC134695240: MATQTSKPLLISFILVLVAYLFDIIGFSTTYHTVIDGTSFDVHGGLWKQCVTVNDVTTCSDISDSVADEDWFRSCRALSIIALICFLAGAICTGLKLFALKENKALLIAAICTILTAAICILTSDILLTQNIDDFSVNGVDAVYGWGFALTLVGMGIAVIVVVIMIVDLVKGGGNAKVNSNDEEK; the protein is encoded by the exons ATGGCTACACAGACATCGAAACCATTGCTGATCAGCTTTATACTGGTTCTGGTAGCTTACCTGTTTGATATTATCGGGTTCTCCACAACATACCATACCGTTATTGATGGTAccagttttgatgtccatggcGGACTATGGAAACAATGTGTAACAGTCAATGATGTTACAACGTGTTCAGACATTTCTGACTCCGTTGCAGATGAAG ATTGGTTCAGATCTTGCCGAGCTCTAAGCATCATTGCATTGATATGTTTCCTAGCTGGTGCCATTTGTACTGGGTTAAAACTGTTTGCTCTGAAGGAGAATAAAGCATTACTCATCGCTGCAATTTGTACAATACTAACGGCAG caATTTGTATTCTTACGTCAGATATACTTTTAACACAGAACATCGATGATTTTTCGGTCAATGGAGTTGATGCTGTCTACGGATGGGGTTTCGCTTTAACACTTGTAGGAATGGGTATCGCTGTGATCGTCGTAGTCATAATGATTGTTGATCTAGTTAAAGGAGGCGGTAATGCGAAAGTGAACAGTAATGATGAAGAAAAGTAA